A window of Ruminiclostridium herbifermentans genomic DNA:
ATACCATCCTTGCCCTGTTCTATATTCTTAACTGTTCCCCTTACACCTATTTCTCCATTACTTATAACAGTTAATTTTACAGCAGCACTCATAACAGGATAGGATTGCACTACAAATTGGGGCATTGCTATTTCTACTACTGAGCCTTCTTTTATTTCACTATATGAATCAATATTCTCTAGTATTGTTTGACTATTTACTGTAATAGATGCTATGTCATAAAGGGTATCATTTTGATATTTGCCCTCTACTAAGAATGTAATACCATCCTTGCCCTGTTCTATATTCTTAACTGTTCCCCTTACACCTATTTCTCCATTACTTATTACAGTTAATTTTACAGCAGCACTCATTACAGGATAGGATTGTACTACAAATTGGGGCATTGCTATTTCTACTACTGAGCCTTCTTTTATTTCACTATATGAATCAATATTCTCTAGTATTGTTTGACTATTTACTGTAATAGATGCTATATCATAAAGGGTATCATTTTGATATTTACCCTCTACTAAGAATGTAACTCCATCTTTGCCCTGTACTATATCCTTAACTGTTCCTCTTACGCCTATTTCTCCATTACTTATTACAGTTAATTTTACAGCAGCGCTCATCACAGGATAGGATTCTGCTACAAAATCGGGGAATACTACTTCTACAACTGAGCCCTCTTTTATTTCACTATAAGAATCCACATTCTCCAATATTGTTTGACTATTTACTGTGACAGTTGCAATGTCATATCGAGTATCCTTTTGTTTCTTGCCCTCTACTAAGAATGTAATTCCATCTTTGCCCTG
This region includes:
- a CDS encoding stalk domain-containing protein, producing the protein MAKFKFSKILIFAGALLVTGLSTVGAATVFKTVNAVIRPDIIVKLDNQTLSLKDGNGNTINPLIVEGSTYLPVRAIAEAVGLDVTWDSESSTVSLNRPEKAAALGVRGTVRDIVQGKDGITFLVEGKKQKDTRYDIATVTVNSQTILENVDSYSEIKEGSVVEVVFPDFVAESYPVMSAAVKLTVISNGEIGVRGTVKDIVQGKDGVTFLVEGKYQNDTLYDIASITVNSQTILENIDSYSEIKEGSVVEIAMPQFVVQSYPVMSAAVKLTVISNGEIGVRGTVKNIEQGKDGITFLVEGKYQNDTLYDIASITVNSQTILENIDSYSEIKEGSVVEIAMPQFVVQSYPVMSAAVKLTVISNGEIGVRGTVKNIEQGKDGITFLVEGKKESDTRFDIASITVNSQTILENIDLYSEIKEGSIVEVVMPEYVVMTYPVMSAAIKLKVIK